The following is a genomic window from Victivallis lenta.
CCACGCCGGATATACGGCGTGTCCTGAATGCGGGTATGTGTTTCCGCCGAAGGAAAACAATGACAAGATGACGCAGACGGCATCGTCCGCCGGTGTGATTTCCGGACAGGTGGATTATACCGATTACGAGGTGCTGGATGTGTATTACTGCGTCCACGAAAAACGGGGTGCCGATCCCGACGCCCCCAAAACCATGCGGGTGGATTATCAGGTCGGCTTCAACGAGTTCAAATCGGAATGGGTCTGCCCGGAACATACCGGCTATGCCCGCGGCAAGTTCGAGAAATGGTGGCACGAACGCGCCGCGCTCGGCTGCCCGATGCCGAGGAGCGCGCGGGAAGCCGTTTCGCTGGCCAACGAGGGGCTTCTGGCGGCTCCTGAGAGCATCACCGTTAAAACGATCGCGGGAGAACGTTTCGAGCGTGTAACGGGCTTCCGGTTAAAAGAGCGTCCCGTCATGCGAGAACCGGGAGAGGACCTGGAACCCGGCGAAACGTGGACATCCCCCGCACCGCCTGACGATCTTGAAGACGATATCCCGTTTTGATTGTCGGAATATTATTTTATTCAGCTTATGGAGGTTTTACTTTTGCAGTTTTGTGCTTAACTATACAATGCAGTTTTGATTTGATTCCGCCATTTTTCCTTTTGTTCTTTTGGAAGAAATGAGGCATCAATCCCATTGATTGCCAGTTGAAATATTTCATTAGTCGTCAGATTCAGAGCCTGATGGACTGCTGCCCAGTTATCACTGGCATAGCCTAGGAAATAAGCGGGATCATCCGAATTGATTGTCACACATAATCCACGGGAAAGCATTTGCTTCAGAGGATGTTCAGAGAGATTTTTGACAACATTCAAACGAAGATTGGAAATGGGACACATTGTCAGCGGGATGCGCTTTTCCACAAGGGTTTGCATCAGATCTGGATCGTGTATGGCGGCATTGCCATGATCAATACGGTCGACATTGAGTTCGACAGCCTCATGGACATATGCCGCTGGACCTTCCTCTCCAGCATGGACACAGATACGGAATCCCCGCTCTCTGCATGCATCGAAATATGGTCTGAAACGCGATGGCGGATTCCCGTTTTCTGCTCCGCCCATGCCAAAGGCAGCAATCTGATGATACCATGGAGTCAGCTCATCCAGTGCTTGCAAAGCCTCTTCCACGGGACGAGTCCGCATTACAGTTCCCATGTAAAGGCAGGAAATACGTTCTTGCATATCATGAACAGCACTGAAAACAGCGCGCATGATAGCATGAAGAGGCAGTTTTTCTTTTCGGAAAATTTGTGGATTGAAGAAAAATTCTGTATGGACTACCCCATCAGCAGAAGCTCTTTGAAGATAAGCATGCGTAAGATCGTAAAAGTCCTGTTCTGTGACTAGAACCTCGCACCCCTTATAATAGACGGCGAGAAAACCGGAAAGATCACGAAACTTGCACGCTTCATACAGGCACTTCGGATTTTTCCATGGCAGAGAGATATGATTTCGAGCTGCAAACTTGAAAAGCATTTCCGGTTCGAGTGTGCCTTCCAGATGAACATGCAAATCGGTTTTGGGTAATTTTACAAAATCGTAATGTTGAGTGGATTTTATTGATAACAGAGTCATATACACATGCCTTTCCCTAATGTAATATAACTCAGGTTTTCATTTTATCCAACCTTCAACATAAGACATGAAAGGGGAAAAGACAGAGGCTTGATTTTGAGGAGAGAGCATGAATGCAGCAAAGATTTTCCCGATCATCCTGATCGCACTGGACGTCGGCGCAGCGATCGTTTACGCCTGCTGCGGCGACTGGAAACACATGACATACTGGCTTGCGGCCGCCACACTGACCGCGACTGTCACATTTTAACCCTGGGAGATTTCCATGTCTACACGAGGACTCATTGCAATCGAGGCCGCCGACCGGAGCTGCCGCTCCATTTACGTTCACTTCGACATGTATCCTTCCGGCGCGGGTGTTTGCCTGAATGCACACTACAACACGAAAGAGCGCATCGAAGCTCTGTTTGCGCTCGGTGATCTCTCCGGCCTGGGCGGGCGTTTGTCGAACGACGATCCTGAACCCGATGCGCAGGATGTCTGCCACGCCTACCACCGGGATTATGGCGAGGAATTGTGTCCGCCCCGGGTCTGGGCTGACGCCGGTGAAATGCTCGCCCGGGCGGAGGATGCTTACTGGGCGGAATATGTGTATCTGTTCCGCGACGGCAAGTGGTATGTGAATACGGCCTACTGTCCGAAAGAGTGGCGGCTGGTCGAAGAGGTGCTCAAGGAGCGGAACAATGGCTGAAATCGAATGGAAAATCACCGAACAGATGCTGAGTCAGGAGCTGGTCAGCACCGATAATCGCTGGCACATTTCCAAGACGCAGAGCGGGGATGCCGACGCGGAGTTCTTTCTGACCAACTACGACCTGCTTCTGAGTCCGCACGGGACAGGGAGGGATTACAGGGAGTGCTTTGAGTCGTTCATCGCCGATTGCGACGATTACATCCGGAAAGTCATCGCGATTCGTGACGAGGCACGGATGCACATGGAGAAACTGCTGAAAGCTGCGGAGTCTCTTGAAAATCAGAACAGGGAGTCCTCGCATGAACATTGAAATCGCGCTGGCGCAAATCTTTTCCGAGGTCGAGAGAGCCGAAAAACTGCATCCCGACTGGCCGACAAACCCGATTCATCAGGCGGCCATCGTAACGGAAGAAGCGGGAGAGCTTTTGCAGGCAAGCCTGAATCACAATGAACGCAGGGGATCGAAAAAGGCGATGATCACGGAAGCCATCCACACGGCGGCAAGTGTGATCCGGTTTTTGAAAAACATCAATGAGGAGTCCGATGAATCCTTTCACAACGTATCAGTTCCGTAAAATGCCGGTCCGGATTGTGCGGAAGAGCGATAAAAATTACTTCGTGATCCGCGACATCTGCAACATTCTCGGCTGGAGCAATCCCAACCGGGAACTGGCAAAACACACCGAAAACGTTCCGCTTTATGAACGGATCCGGACACCCGGCGGACTGCAGGTCGTCCGGCTTGTCCCGCGCGCGGACGTTGAGAAACTGCTTGCCGCAAACTCTGGACACAAGGCTCTGCTTCTGGAACGCTACCTGAGAAACGAAGTATTTCCCAAGCTGGACGCGGAGGAGAAGGCAGCGGCGCAGGTCAGAGCTCTGATCGTGGGATTCATTTCCACGATGCACACACTCATGACGGAACAGTATTTCGCCGACAAATATCATGGAGAACGCAATGACCGACGCAAATGAAATCACCCATGCTCTGCGCCTCTGGTTTCAGGCCGGAGACGTGTTCGAGGTGCGTGTACTGGACGCGGTCAGCGCCGATTACCGGCGGGAGCATATCGAGTCCGGTTATTTCGATTACGAGCACATCTCCGCCGTCCCGGAGGCGCTGAAGCGCCTGCTCTCCTTTCGCGGAGTTTATGTCACGGTCAATCCGGTCAATCCCGATCTGCTTGCCCGCGCGGTGAACCGTCTGCGTCCGGCGGGGCGGAATCCGACGACCGCCGACACAGATATTGTCCGGCGGCGCTGGCTTCTGATTGACTGTGATCCCAGACGCGCCTCCGGCGTGTCCAGCTCGAATGCGGAACATGAATCCGCGCTGGCCAAGGCACGCGAGATCCGCGACGGGCTTTCCTCCCTTGGCTGGCCCAAGCCAGTGTTGACCGATTCTGGCAATGGGGCACAGCTGATGTACCGGATCGACCTCCCGGCGGACGACGGCGAGCTGGTGCGCCGGGTGATCGGCGAAATCGCAAAGGCCTCGTCCGAACAGGTCGCGATCGACACGTCGGTTCACAATCCGGCGCGGATCTGGCGGCTTCCCGGGACGATGAACTGCAAGGGCGACTCCATCCCGGAACGTCCGCACCGTATGGCCCGGATTCTGGAAGAACCGCAAGATATTGTGCCTGTATCCAAGGAGCAAATGCAGGATATTGTGTCGCATCAGAGTGAAGACACTCAAACAGACGTTCCGGATGACGAGTGGAAACACACAATGCCGGCGTTTGATCTGGACTCCTGGATCGCGCAGTACTGCCCCGAACTTGGTTCTCCGCAGCCGTGGAAGGGCGGACGCAAGTGGATCTTCCCCGTCTGCCCGTTCAACGAGGCGCATACCAACAAGTCCGCCGTTCTGATTCAGGAACCGTCCGGGGCGGTGGCATTCAAATGCCATCACAACGGCTGTTCCGGCAATGACTGGCGCGCCTTGCGTGAACTTCGCGAACCCGGATGCTACGACCGCCGGGAGGAAGCGAACTCCGATGTGGATCTGAGCGGAATCTTGAAGCCGAACAGGATCGAAAAGCAGGAAAAGGAGGCTCCTCTCTTTCCCAATCCCGGACCTGTGCCGGACAAGCTGTTGTCGATCCCCGGATTCATTGATGATGTCGTCAAGCTCTCGATGCAGTCGGCTCCGTATCCGAACCGTGTTCTTTCGTTCACCGGCGCACTGGCGCTCCTGGCGTTTCTCGTCGGGCGAAAGGTGCAGGACAAGCGCGACAATCGGAGCAACATCTATCTCATCGCGCTGGCAGACAGCGGAACCGGCAAAGATCATCCGCGCAAGGTGAATTTCAATATCGCCTTCCGCGCGGGAGTCGCCGGGGCGATCGGCGATGCCTTTGCTTCCGGAGAAGGACTGGAGGATGCCCTGTTCATGCACCCGTCCATGTTGTTTCAGGCGGATGAGTTCGACTGTATTTTCAATACTTTGAAATACAGTAAAGACAACCGGGCGGAATCCATCAACGAAAAACTGTTGAAGTTCTATGGCGCGTCCAACACCATCTATCCGCTGCGCAAAAAAGCATCAGCGAAGAAAAAAGACGGCACTGTTCATGAGATCGCGCATATTGTGAATCCGAATCTGGTTCTGCTGGGAACCGCGATTCCGCAGTATTTCTATGAATCGCTTTCCCGGCGTGTGCTTGAAAACGGGCTGGTCGCCCGGTGCATCATCGTGGAAGCGGGCAAACGTGGCGAAGCCGGGAATCCCCAGCCGATCACGCCTTCGGACTCGCTGATCCGCGCGGCAACCTACCTCGCGAATCTCGATGTGAACGGCAATCTGACAAACGAGTATCCAAAGCCGCTGATCATTACGGAAACGCCCGAGGCAACTGCCGCGCTCCGGGAAGTACAGCTCGAATGCGACCGGCGTTACAACTTCTATGAAGCACAGAACGAAGGAGCCGCCAAGGCATTGTGGGCGCGCGCTCATGAAAAGGTGTGCAAGCTCGCCATGCTGCACGGCATCAGCGGCAATGTCTATAACCCGCTGATCACGGAGAAATCCGTGCGATGGGCGTGGAAGTTCATTGATCATCTGACGCAGCGGATGCTGTATATGGCTGACCGCTATGTCTATGAAAACATCTTCGATGAGAAATGTCAGAGAGCAATCCGCAAACTGCAGGAGCATGGCGGCCGGTTGTCGCACAGCAAACTTCTGCGGCTTTTGCACGAGTCTGCGGACTCCATGAAGAAAATCGCAGAAACCCTGCAGGAAAAGGGCACTGTTCAGGTAGAATATGACTCTTCAGTCAGACCTGCGGCAAAAATATACCGGCTCGTGGAATGATTCACAAAAAACAATGTGAACGGTCCAGGGCTTCCCGGAAAAAAAGATGCAAAATGCCGGGAAAAGTGAAGGAAAAAAGTGTGAATAGCAGAATGAAAAGAGAAGAACAGAAAAAAATAATAATATATATATTTACCCTCAAAATATATTATTTTTCTTCTGTTTTTTTTAGCTTTTCACCACTTCACAGCTGTTCCCGGACTTCTTTCTTTTTTTCATTTGCATATAAAGAGCCGTGAAAGCCGTGAACAACATTTTTGAAAGGATTTTTATGAAAACAGAAGATCGGCACATTAAGACATGTTCCGAATGCAAATTTTTTGATTCCAGAGGCAAAGGCTCCGGCAGTATTTGCCGCCGCCACGCACCGTCAACTGTCAGGTATGCACATTCCCCGTACATAGAGTGGCCGGTCGTCAAGGAAGATGACTGGTGCGGTGAGTTCAAACACAAAAAGTAAAGGAAAACAGCCATGTCCGTTTATGCTAACGCGGCAGATGTGCTGCCGTCCGAACTGCTCAAGGCGGTTCAAAAGCATTGGCGCGGTCTGCTTTATATCCCTCCGGTGAACTACAAGTCAAAGGCAGACAAGAACTTCGTGCAGAACATGGTTGCCTCCGGCACTCCCATCGGCGAGGTCGCAGATATGATCGGACTCACCCCACGGCGGATTTATCAGATCCAGAAGAAAAACCGGGAATAGCCGATGCACTCATGAGCCTCCGTCACTTTTTCGTCACTTTTGTCGAAATGACGGAAGAATCCGTCACTTATTTTAAGGGTATTTCCAGCCTCATAGAAGCACAGAGACTTCGAGGGGTCGAAAATGAGGCGGCGAGGCTTATGCGCATTCCAGAGTCAACGGTTCCCCCCTTGAAAGGGATTTTTCGAGGGCGCGCGGAAGGAGTCGGCGTTATAAGCAGACTTGCTTGCAGGTGATAAAATTTTTATGCTCGTTGATTATCAACGACTTGCGATCCACTCCGACAGTGCGCCTACACGCCCCCGGACAGCCCTCTTACGCGCGCGACAGGAGGTTCTCCGGGGGCTGTATAGCGGGTCGGAATCGAACGCGACAGCGGGGCTGTCTGCCCCATTTCCGGCGAGGACTTATTCCCAGCCTTGCGCCGCTTTCCACTGAGTGGGCGTATCGGTGCGCGGCAGAAGAACTGGGAGCAGAAAGCTCTTGATTCGCAATGCCGCATCATAAAAATTCCCCGGATTTTCGCGGAGTTGGTTTTTGCGGATGAATGCGTTCCATTGGGTTTGCTTCATTGGAGACATCATAAACTCATCCGAGAAACATTCAGGAATGGAACCAGGCAACGGGATATTACGTCGCTTAAAGGTGTTGCAGAGTGCCAGCCTCAAAGTTTTGTAGTCAAAATTGAAAAGCTCAGAAAGGAGCCATATGTCATAAAAATCTTTCATTCTGCTGTTCGCGAAGCCTTTGGTAATCATTGCTTCGGCTTTTTCTGCAATAGAAGTTTCTTTTGGATAAATCCTCAATTTGGGAGAAAGTCCTCCCAACAATACGGGAAAATATGCTGTTTCTGCTGCCGGGGTAATTGCATCACCAATGCCGATATCAAACTGAAGGGGAATTCGGGCATTTCCAAGAAAGGCATTCAAGACAATTCGCGTTCCGCCATATTCTGTGTCTTCCCGAATGGTAGATATCGTTATGGAGTTTGCATCATAGCTCATGCCATCTTCCAAATGACCCGGTAATGAGCAGAGTTGCCGGAAAATGATTTTTAAATGTTCTTCATCTGCTTGGCCGAAACACAAAAGATCGGAATCAATTGTGGGGCGAAAGCTCCAGCCGTTTTGCCAAATAATAAAAAGATTTCCACCTTTCAGAACGAACTGAGCTGCATATGCAGAAACGCTCAACCGATAAAGAAATCTTTCTGTGGCATAGCGAATCAGAAGATGGTTGAAAAAATATCCTTTTTGTTTCGCCAGATTTTTAAGTCTGGTAAAAATAGAATGCGCATAGTTGGTTGGATTCGGCTTACTCATGACAGAATCAATTCCTCATAAGGGCGGATAACGTTTTTTACTCGGCAGATTTCTGCGGCATTGTGAAGTTCAGAAGGCGTGAACATCTTTTTTCGATATCCCTCTTTCAGAGCTTCCAGAGCAACGTCCAATCCGATTTTATTGCGGAATTTGAAACAGTCGGCTACTGTTTTGGCAGCGGAAAAAACTTTGAATTTGAGTCCATTGAGTTCTCGTTCCTCAATCCCATAAGAATAAACTGCATCAGTCAGTCGTATGCAGTGAATGGGAAATTGCACGGAAGGGATTCGTGCCCCCTGCCGAATTGCGATCCAGAGGGTATTTGCCAACTGAGTAGTGAACTCATGAATTTGAAGTGCGGAAATCAGGCAAACCACAAAGTCCGTCTTTTTACGAACCAGCAGTTCTATTTCTGGATATTGGGTTATTTCCGTTTCAGGAGGAGTGTAAATCCCGCGACAAGCGCGTTCTAATTTACCTTTGCGACAATAATGAGCGAGCATTTGCGCTGAAATACCTGCCGTGTGCGCTTCTTCCGCTGTAAATGGCTTTTGCTGTTGCAGCAGTTTTTCGATTTTTTCCTGAGCTGGAGTCATAATCAATCCATTTTTTATTTTCTGTCATTAAATATAAATCTTTAATGACACTTTTTCAAATAAAAAAATCAACAAAAGGAGAAAAAGATGCAAATCATCAACATGAAACTCTCGGAGATCCATCCGTATGAGAAGAACCCGCGCTTCAACGACGGCGCGGTGGAGGCGGTTGCCAACTCGATCAAGGAGTTCGGCTTCCAGCAGCCAATTGTCGTGGACAAAGATTTCGTCGTGATTGTCGGCCACACAAGGCTGAAAGCGGCGGAACAGCTCGGCCTCACGGAAGTTCCGGTGGTGATCGCGGAAAACCTCACGCCGGAACAGGTGCAGGCGTATCGAATCGCGGACAACAAGACCGGCGAGATCGCGGAGTGGAACTACGACCTGCTGCCGATCGAACTGCGCGATTTGCAGGAAAAGGATTTTGACCTGTCGCTCCTCGGATTCGACACCGATGAGCTTGACCGTCTGCTGAACGGAAGTTCCGAAGAAAATGTGGTTGCCGAGGGAGAGACGGATGCTGACGCCGTCCCGGATGTCCCGGAAGAGCCGGTCAGTCAGCCGGGGGTGATCTATCAGCTCGGCAAGCACCGGCTCATGTGCGGCGATTCCACCAGGGCGGCAGATGTCGCCCGTCTCATGAGCGGCGGGGAAGCGGATCTCGTTTTCACCGATCCGCCGTATGGCGTCAGTTATCGCGGAGTGAACAATCCGGGCGGCCGACTGTGGGAGGTCATTGAAAACGACGATCTGCGCGGGGAAAAACTTTCGGAGTTCCTGCTTGCCGCATTCAAAAATCTGAAAGCGAGCCTCCGGGAAAAGCGGGCGTTCTACATCTGGTATGCCAGCAGCAATCATTTGCAGTTTGAACACGCCATCATTGATGCCGGACTGAAATCCAAACAGGTATTGTTCTGGAACAAGGGAATGATCCTTGGTCACAGCGATTACCATTGGGCGGCGGAACCGTGCTTTTACGGCTGTCATGAGGGCGAGAACTGCGAGTGGTTCGGCGACCGCTGTCAGACGACGGTCTGGGACATCAAGCGGGACAACACGCGGGAATATGTGCATCCGACGCAGAAACCGACTGCGCTGGCGATCAAGGCGATTTTCAACTCTTCGAAGGCGGGCGAGACTGTGCTGGATCTGTTTGGCGGCTCGGGCAGCACGCTGATCGCCTGCGAGCAGACAAACCGCGTCAACTGCACGATGGAGTTCGATCCGAAATATGTGGACGTGATCCGCCGCCGCTGGGCGGAGTTCGTCCATGGCGAGGGCTGTGACTGGCAGGCGCTTACTCCGGCGGTCGAAGAATAAAGCCCACAACGAAAGGAATGTTACAAGGATGGGGGGGCGCGGATTGCACCCCAAGGTTGAAGAACGACGATGTCAGTGGTGGGGCTATTTGGGGAACCTCCGAAGCCATAACCCGGAGCACTTTTTGGAAAAAGGAGGGGAATCAGCAAGGGTACTCATGCTGTGAGTACCCTCTTCAGTTTGCTGTCAGCTGTTGAACTCGAATGCGCCCCGGCGGGCGGCACTCTTGCGGACGCGCGGGGTCTCCTTTTCCTTGATCTCGCGG
Proteins encoded in this region:
- the add gene encoding adenosine deaminase — protein: MTLLSIKSTQHYDFVKLPKTDLHVHLEGTLEPEMLFKFAARNHISLPWKNPKCLYEACKFRDLSGFLAVYYKGCEVLVTEQDFYDLTHAYLQRASADGVVHTEFFFNPQIFRKEKLPLHAIMRAVFSAVHDMQERISCLYMGTVMRTRPVEEALQALDELTPWYHQIAAFGMGGAENGNPPSRFRPYFDACRERGFRICVHAGEEGPAAYVHEAVELNVDRIDHGNAAIHDPDLMQTLVEKRIPLTMCPISNLRLNVVKNLSEHPLKQMLSRGLCVTINSDDPAYFLGYASDNWAAVHQALNLTTNEIFQLAINGIDASFLPKEQKEKWRNQIKTALYS
- a CDS encoding Bro-N domain-containing protein produces the protein MNPFTTYQFRKMPVRIVRKSDKNYFVIRDICNILGWSNPNRELAKHTENVPLYERIRTPGGLQVVRLVPRADVEKLLAANSGHKALLLERYLRNEVFPKLDAEEKAAAQVRALIVGFISTMHTLMTEQYFADKYHGERNDRRK
- a CDS encoding helix-turn-helix domain-containing protein; the protein is MSVYANAADVLPSELLKAVQKHWRGLLYIPPVNYKSKADKNFVQNMVASGTPIGEVADMIGLTPRRIYQIQKKNRE
- a CDS encoding nucleotidyl transferase AbiEii/AbiGii toxin family protein: MSKPNPTNYAHSIFTRLKNLAKQKGYFFNHLLIRYATERFLYRLSVSAYAAQFVLKGGNLFIIWQNGWSFRPTIDSDLLCFGQADEEHLKIIFRQLCSLPGHLEDGMSYDANSITISTIREDTEYGGTRIVLNAFLGNARIPLQFDIGIGDAITPAAETAYFPVLLGGLSPKLRIYPKETSIAEKAEAMITKGFANSRMKDFYDIWLLSELFNFDYKTLRLALCNTFKRRNIPLPGSIPECFSDEFMMSPMKQTQWNAFIRKNQLRENPGNFYDAALRIKSFLLPVLLPRTDTPTQWKAAQGWE
- a CDS encoding type IV toxin-antitoxin system AbiEi family antitoxin domain-containing protein, which produces MTPAQEKIEKLLQQQKPFTAEEAHTAGISAQMLAHYCRKGKLERACRGIYTPPETEITQYPEIELLVRKKTDFVVCLISALQIHEFTTQLANTLWIAIRQGARIPSVQFPIHCIRLTDAVYSYGIEERELNGLKFKVFSAAKTVADCFKFRNKIGLDVALEALKEGYRKKMFTPSELHNAAEICRVKNVIRPYEELILS
- a CDS encoding DNA modification methylase; its protein translation is MQIINMKLSEIHPYEKNPRFNDGAVEAVANSIKEFGFQQPIVVDKDFVVIVGHTRLKAAEQLGLTEVPVVIAENLTPEQVQAYRIADNKTGEIAEWNYDLLPIELRDLQEKDFDLSLLGFDTDELDRLLNGSSEENVVAEGETDADAVPDVPEEPVSQPGVIYQLGKHRLMCGDSTRAADVARLMSGGEADLVFTDPPYGVSYRGVNNPGGRLWEVIENDDLRGEKLSEFLLAAFKNLKASLREKRAFYIWYASSNHLQFEHAIIDAGLKSKQVLFWNKGMILGHSDYHWAAEPCFYGCHEGENCEWFGDRCQTTVWDIKRDNTREYVHPTQKPTALAIKAIFNSSKAGETVLDLFGGSGSTLIACEQTNRVNCTMEFDPKYVDVIRRRWAEFVHGEGCDWQALTPAVEE